From the genome of Erinaceus europaeus chromosome 1, mEriEur2.1, whole genome shotgun sequence:
ctactttttttgtgtgtgtaaggAAATTGATGGATTTAAGTACCATGTGCCATGTTATACAAATCATACCCACTTGTGTAACAGTGGAACTAACTTGTTTTGGAAGTGCAACAGTTGTCCCTGTGTCATACAGTTCTAGGATATAGacaataaatattgtttacaTATACTCCATATGTGAATTACCTGTGATATTTTAACACTCTTTGCTAACCTGTTCATTTTTGTAGGTCAAGGATAAAGAACAGACAGCTAAAACAACCAAATTTTTAGCCTTGGACAAATGCTTACCACATAGAGATTTTCTTcaggtaaaaagaaaaggaaataacttGTAATATAGTTATGTTCCAGTGACTACAAAGTTATAATTTCCTTCATTACTTATACTTTTCTTGTAATTTATCTATTCCTGAGACTTCTTTGGGAACATTTTAGTGATATAATGATTTTAGGCAATTACTTTCTTCTCAGTAAGCTGtattgggggcggggggtgggggggaggcagtggtgcatccagttgagcacacacattgccttgtgcaagaacccagtttcaagcccccagtcctcacagggagggggcaggattcacaagtagtgaagcagtgctgcaggtgtctctatcttccacttccctcataatttttctgtctcttaaaaaGATTTTAGAAAAATTGGAATTCTTGGACTATGAGAAGTAGAAACATATTTCTTAAAATTGCCATTCTGTTCCTGTAGGTGATAGAAATAGAGCATGACCCCGCTGCCCCTGATTACTTGGAATATGATGTTGAGTGGCTCACTGTTCTCAGGGCCACTAATGATCTTACTAATATGACTGCACACCTGTGGAACATGCCAGAAAATAATGGCTTGCATACAAGGTACTGGACTTCTTTAGGACTTGCCCTTTCCAATTGCATGGAAGAGCTTTGTTTTCTccaccttcttttccttttatttttttctaccaagGGAATTATTGTTAAACTAGAGTCAACACACTCATCACTAACTTGTCTGGAAACATACAAGTTTCCCATCAAAAAGACAGGACAAAGTGGACTTGAGTTGAGCACCAACTCGAATGAACACATAAATGTGTGTGAGACGAATATTTAGTGATTAGGTTCACATTAAGATGATTTTGTACTCTTTCTAAGAATTGTTTTAATCTCAAAATCGTCCGTTGCTAAATTGCCTGTCCCTTTATTTACTAAATGGAGTTTTGATGTATGCATTATTTTTTGTCTTTGCACTTGAAATCCATGCAGTccctcatttaattaattaattatttaaaaatatttattcctttttgttgcccttgttttattgttgttgttattgttgttactgttgttgtcattgttggataggacagagtgaaatggagagagggggagagaaagagagacacctgcagacctgcttcaccacttgtgaagtgactcctctgcaggtggggagccagggcctcaaaccaggatccttatgccagtccttgcgccacgtgtgcttaacccgccacacTACTGCCAGCCTCCCAGTCCCTCACTTATTATGTGAGACTGATGAAATGGGAAAAACTATGATACTGGTCTTTTTACAGGTGGGATTATAGTGCCACAGAAGAAGCTATGAAAGAAGTATTGGAAAAATTAAACCATGACCTCAGAGTTCCATGTAACTTCAGCATAACAGCTGCTTGTTATGACCCGAGCAagccacagacacaaacacagttGATTCATAGGATTAGTCCTCAGACAACTGAATTTTGTGCTCAGCTTGGCATCACAGACATTAATGTCAGATTGCAGCAGGCCAAGGAAGAACCTCGCCTTTGTGGTGAATATGAAGAGCAGGATGATGTGGCTAGTAATGACTCTGGAGGAGATGTCAGTGAATATACCACAGACACATCTGCCCTGTCCTCTGTCAACCCCGACGAAATCATGttagatgaagaggaggaggtggatgaAGACAGTATAATAAGCGCACACAGTGATATGACTACTCCGTCTGTTGAACTTTTTGATCAAGCGTCAGACCTTTCAGCAAGCTTCTCTGATGTCAGGATCTTACCAGGTTCCATGGTCGTTTCTTCTGATGATACATTGGATTCCCCTGTTGGCAGAGATGGGAATCCTGACAAGGCTGTGGATTCAGGGGATAGAAAGGACTTAACCCAGTTGCCATCAAAGAGGCTGAGTGACGAACATGAAcctgaacaaagaaagaaaattaagaggCGGAATCAAGCCATTTATGCTGCGGTAGATGACGATGATACAGCATGAGATAGCTTGCTTATGTGTAGAGAgactatttttaaagtatttttactcAAGACCTGTTTTGtaataatgaaattatataaGGGAATTTTAGTtagtaatcatttttatttttaggcctttctatttTTCAGATTCAAATCTTAAAACTATACCTACTTCATTGAgaatctttttaaagacactactTTTCATTTTTTCAGCAAATGTAAGATGGCACTGTAAAGATGAGTAAGAAAGGGACTTTGCCTTTAGGAGGCACTGTGACTGAATATTTGGTATATAATAAAATATGgcatatttgtatttttctttccaaAGCTAAGTCATTGTTGTATATACCATTATGTAAACTTTATTATATTTTCCCTGGTATGAGTTTTTAATGCCTGTATTTGAAATTGATGGTAGATAAGATTTcaggaaataaattattttaaatagtttttaaatttttttgtctttattttatttattggatagaaacagctagaaattgagagggaagggacagatagAGAAGAGTGATAAGCCACACccccagacctgctccaccatttgcaaagctttccctctgtaggtgggtagGAAATGAATTATGTGCTAAACATTGAAACATCTTTAACACTT
Proteins encoded in this window:
- the DBR1 gene encoding lariat debranching enzyme; protein product: MRVVVAGCCHGELDKLYETLALAERRGAGPIDLLLCCGDFQAVRNEADLRCMAVPPKYRHMQTFYRYYSGEKKAPVLTIFIGGNHEASNHLQELPYGGWVAPNIYYLGLAGVVKYRGVRIGGISGIFKSHDYRKGHFECPPYNSATIRSIYHVRNIEVYKLKQLKQPMDIFLSHDWPRSIYHYGNKKQLLKTKSFFRQEVENNTLGSPAASELLEHLKPTYWFSAHLHVKFAALMKHQVKDKEQTAKTTKFLALDKCLPHRDFLQVIEIEHDPAAPDYLEYDVEWLTVLRATNDLTNMTAHLWNMPENNGLHTRWDYSATEEAMKEVLEKLNHDLRVPCNFSITAACYDPSKPQTQTQLIHRISPQTTEFCAQLGITDINVRLQQAKEEPRLCGEYEEQDDVASNDSGGDVSEYTTDTSALSSVNPDEIMLDEEEEVDEDSIISAHSDMTTPSVELFDQASDLSASFSDVRILPGSMVVSSDDTLDSPVGRDGNPDKAVDSGDRKDLTQLPSKRLSDEHEPEQRKKIKRRNQAIYAAVDDDDTA